Proteins encoded by one window of Massilia sp. NR 4-1:
- a CDS encoding bacterial transcriptional activator domain-containing protein: protein MRIECDGAPIPTKRKQSRKPLDMLHLLAIAGERGMPVAHICMALWPDSDGDAARKSFDNTLHRLRKLLGGERHVLLHSGNLSLNHGTCWTDLAALNACMLESAALDKACTVAQLTGLAERVLGLCQGELLPGRNDLPEVLSARDRIRSKFLRLMLSLGSKLEHAGEQNEAMLLYQCLIEQQPLAEEAYRSLIRCHLALGHRAEAFEIYRRCRHHLSVVLNLAPSSETEVLVAPLRALQAAASMRPPGPRAQGSAP, encoded by the coding sequence GTGCGGATCGAGTGTGACGGCGCGCCCATTCCGACCAAGCGCAAGCAAAGCCGCAAGCCCCTGGATATGCTGCACCTGCTGGCCATTGCCGGTGAACGGGGCATGCCGGTAGCCCATATCTGCATGGCGCTCTGGCCCGATAGCGATGGCGATGCCGCCCGCAAGTCCTTCGACAATACCTTGCATCGTCTGCGCAAGCTGTTGGGCGGCGAGCGCCACGTGCTGCTGCATTCCGGCAATCTCAGCCTGAACCACGGCACTTGCTGGACGGACTTGGCGGCGCTCAATGCTTGCATGCTTGAATCGGCAGCGCTCGACAAAGCCTGCACGGTGGCGCAGTTGACGGGCTTGGCGGAACGGGTGCTGGGACTCTGCCAAGGTGAGCTCTTACCTGGGCGAAATGATTTGCCGGAAGTACTGAGCGCACGCGATCGTATCCGCAGCAAGTTCTTGCGTTTGATGCTGAGCCTAGGGAGCAAGCTGGAGCACGCGGGCGAGCAGAACGAGGCGATGCTGCTGTACCAGTGCCTGATTGAACAGCAACCGCTGGCGGAGGAAGCCTACCGCAGCCTGATCCGTTGCCATCTGGCCCTGGGCCACCGTGCCGAAGCGTTTGAAATTTACCGGCGCTGCCGCCACCACTTGTCCGTGGTGCTGAACCTGGCGCCATCGTCCGAGACGGAGGTGCTGGTCGCCCCCCTGCGCGCATTGCAAGCGGCTGCCAGCATGCGTCCGCCGGGTCCGCGGGCGCAAGGCAGTGCACCCTGA
- a CDS encoding methyl-accepting chemotaxis protein produces MNNLSFKQKLWIPLICSLLCISAVFIYDALQMRNVRIEERKNDLADVADVGLSVLKLYGDKAQSGAMSKEDAQAQARASIKAMRFGKDGYISIVGSDGIALMNPFKPENDGKNLLDFKDPKGNYLYRDITNVAKGEGSGFVSYWWARPNATEPSPKLSRVATYKPWEWALVTGVYMDDIDAAFYSQLMKSGVLLVVVCLILAAIVGAINRSLHRAIGGEPEYAEKVASLIAAGDLSVTVETASGDRSSMLYAMKTMQANLANTIGEIRRAADTIAIASAEIASGNMDLSARTESQASSLEETAASMEELTSTVNQNAANAVQANQLVQSAAHVAQQGGTVVSQVVQTMDTINASSRRIVDIIAVIDGIAFQTNILALNAAVEAARAGEQGRGFAVVASEVRNLAHRSAAAAKEIKELINDSVGTIESGSTLVAQAGSTMDQVVESVSRVTQIMASITDASSEQSTGIGHVNQAITEMDSVTQQNAALVEEAAAAAGAMQEQAATLAQLVSRFRLSAGEAAVQSTPRAQRAPARQRALSHA; encoded by the coding sequence GTGAACAATTTGTCATTCAAGCAGAAGCTGTGGATACCCTTGATTTGCAGCCTGCTCTGCATCTCGGCCGTGTTTATTTACGATGCGCTGCAAATGCGCAATGTGCGTATCGAAGAGCGCAAGAACGATCTGGCCGATGTGGCCGACGTGGGCTTGAGCGTGCTCAAGTTGTACGGCGACAAGGCCCAGTCCGGTGCCATGAGCAAGGAAGACGCCCAGGCCCAGGCGCGCGCCAGCATCAAGGCCATGCGCTTCGGCAAGGACGGCTATATCTCCATCGTCGGCAGCGACGGCATCGCCCTGATGAATCCCTTCAAGCCGGAAAACGATGGCAAGAACCTGCTGGACTTCAAAGATCCCAAGGGCAACTACCTGTACCGCGACATCACCAATGTCGCCAAGGGCGAGGGCTCCGGTTTCGTCAGCTACTGGTGGGCGCGTCCCAACGCCACCGAACCGTCGCCCAAGCTGAGCCGCGTCGCCACCTACAAGCCCTGGGAATGGGCGCTGGTGACGGGCGTGTACATGGATGATATCGATGCCGCCTTCTACTCCCAGCTGATGAAGTCGGGCGTGTTGCTGGTGGTGGTCTGCCTGATCCTGGCCGCCATCGTCGGCGCCATCAACCGCAGCCTGCACCGCGCCATCGGCGGTGAACCCGAATATGCGGAAAAAGTCGCCTCGCTGATCGCCGCCGGCGACCTCAGCGTGACGGTGGAAACGGCCAGTGGCGACCGCAGCAGCATGCTGTACGCCATGAAGACCATGCAAGCCAATCTGGCCAACACCATCGGCGAAATCCGCCGCGCCGCCGACACCATCGCCATCGCCTCGGCCGAAATTGCCAGCGGCAATATGGATTTGTCGGCGCGCACCGAATCCCAGGCCAGTTCGCTGGAAGAGACCGCCGCCTCGATGGAAGAGCTGACCTCGACCGTGAACCAGAACGCCGCCAACGCCGTGCAGGCCAACCAGCTGGTGCAGTCGGCCGCCCACGTCGCGCAGCAGGGCGGTACCGTGGTCTCGCAAGTGGTGCAGACCATGGACACCATCAACGCTTCCTCGCGCCGCATTGTCGACATCATCGCCGTGATTGACGGCATCGCCTTCCAGACCAATATCCTGGCCTTGAACGCCGCCGTGGAAGCGGCGCGCGCCGGCGAGCAGGGCCGCGGCTTCGCCGTGGTCGCCTCCGAAGTGCGCAACCTGGCCCACCGCAGCGCCGCCGCCGCCAAGGAAATCAAGGAATTGATCAACGACTCCGTCGGCACCATCGAAAGCGGCAGCACCCTGGTGGCGCAGGCCGGCAGCACCATGGACCAGGTGGTGGAAAGCGTCTCGCGCGTGACCCAGATCATGGCCTCGATCACCGACGCTTCGAGCGAGCAAAGCACCGGCATCGGCCACGTCAACCAGGCCATCACGGAAATGGATTCCGTCACCCAGCAGAACGCCGCCCTGGTGGAAGAAGCCGCCGCCGCCGCCGGTGCCATGCAAGAGCAGGCCGCCACCCTGGCCCAGCTGGTCAGCCGCTTCCGCCTGAGCGCCGGCGAAGCCGCCGTCCAGTCCACCCCGCGCGCGCAGCGCGCCCCGGCCAGACAGCGCGCCCTGAGCCACGCCTGA
- a CDS encoding response regulator, with product MNGQSSFDDQSFRRVLSRNITLPLAAGVVSAGVFVAVLVYLLSALNWVEHSERVIGNAQEARKLTVDMETGMRGFLLTGDESFLAPYKLARPKIDTALNVLAGLVKDNAQQVERVRNIQAQQKQWEGVAEYMIATRRANGDYLSLVRSGRGKVEFDEVRAQFQGFVGTEERLRGERARQSRNVTFFTSITYLTLSLLLSGALAYFGRRDLMRLSGAFGKALQAQTEQSAKLEQQAWMRSGQGQLAEQGIGQLALPQLASTLLQFLARYLDVAAAALYARAADGSLRRVAAYGFSHEDMEHGQHLLPGEGIVGQAAQGRRLVHLQNLPPDYLKVSSALGSGQSLQAVVLPVDSDGSVNGVVELGFLRAVGERELDFLRLVAGNIGTAIEATQARQRLQEVLAETQQLNEELQVQQEELRTANEELEEQSRVLELSQASLENQKAELEQSNEQLAEQAVALDQKNAALGDVQEQLEERARDLERASQYKSQFLANMSHELRTPLNSSLILAKLLSDNEAGNLSEEQVRYAQTIYGAGNDLLNLINDILDISKVEAGKLELAPEELQLEPLAERLARAFEPLARQKGLDLVVDLEPGLPPTIFSDGQRLEQILKNLLSNAIKFTDQGKVILRLSPGEQGQVSFAVKDSGVGIPPEQHENIFGAFQQADGSSSRRHGGTGLGLSISRDLARLLGGTIALSSTPGRGSTFTLTLPAQWAVPPHGQFAPTAAQASGAHLPLAGIAVPPLAQLAAVGGAAATAASPARPAVPAGMAPAAVSGANGANTPLPAVPRAFGDDRDRAPPPERSVLVIEDEAAFARILFDLAHEMGYRCLVAFSAEEGLQLAAQYRPDAILLDIRLPDRSGLSVLQLLKDNPLTRHIPVHVVSAAENAEAALHMGAVGYALKPATREQLTEVFSCLERKFTQEIKRILLVEDDARQRDSMVELIADDDIEIRAVESGEAALELLRSTVFDCMIIDLKLPDMQGNELLQRMSREPIASFPPVIVYTGRNLTRAEEADLHKYSRSIIIKGARSPERLLDEVTLFLHKVESELSSERQSMLKTVRSRDRVFEGRRILLVDDDVRNIFALTSALEQKGAVVEIGRNGQEALDKLDAVPEIDLVLMDVMMPGMDGLEATRRIRADARFPRLPIITVTAKAMKDDHEQCLTAGANDYLAKPIDLSRLYSLLRVWMPVTD from the coding sequence ATGAATGGACAGTCCTCTTTCGACGATCAGAGTTTTCGCCGTGTTCTCTCCCGCAATATCACCTTGCCGCTGGCTGCCGGCGTGGTCAGCGCCGGGGTCTTTGTGGCGGTGCTGGTCTATCTGCTGAGCGCCCTCAACTGGGTTGAGCACAGCGAGCGCGTGATCGGCAATGCCCAGGAGGCGCGCAAGCTGACGGTGGATATGGAAACCGGCATGCGTGGCTTCCTGCTGACGGGCGATGAAAGCTTCCTTGCGCCGTATAAGCTGGCGCGGCCCAAGATCGATACCGCGCTCAATGTGCTGGCCGGCCTGGTCAAGGACAATGCGCAGCAGGTGGAGCGCGTCCGCAATATCCAGGCCCAGCAAAAACAGTGGGAGGGCGTGGCCGAGTACATGATCGCCACGCGCCGCGCCAACGGCGATTATCTGTCCCTGGTGCGCAGCGGCCGCGGCAAGGTCGAATTCGACGAGGTGCGCGCCCAGTTCCAGGGCTTTGTGGGGACCGAGGAAAGGCTGCGCGGCGAACGGGCGCGCCAGTCGCGCAATGTGACCTTTTTCACCAGCATCACTTACCTGACGCTGAGCCTGCTGCTCAGCGGCGCCCTGGCCTATTTCGGACGGCGCGACCTGATGCGCCTGTCGGGCGCCTTCGGCAAGGCGCTGCAGGCGCAAACCGAGCAGTCGGCCAAGCTGGAGCAGCAGGCCTGGATGCGTTCCGGCCAGGGCCAGCTGGCCGAGCAGGGCATCGGCCAGCTGGCCTTGCCCCAGCTGGCCTCCACCCTGCTGCAATTCCTGGCGCGCTATCTCGATGTGGCGGCCGCCGCCCTGTATGCGCGCGCGGCCGACGGCAGCCTGCGCCGCGTCGCCGCCTATGGCTTCAGCCATGAGGATATGGAGCACGGCCAGCATCTGCTGCCGGGCGAGGGCATCGTCGGCCAGGCGGCGCAGGGACGGCGCCTGGTGCACCTGCAAAACCTGCCGCCCGATTATCTGAAGGTCAGTTCCGCCCTGGGCAGCGGCCAGTCGCTGCAGGCGGTAGTGCTGCCGGTGGACAGCGACGGCAGCGTGAACGGCGTGGTGGAGCTGGGCTTCCTGCGCGCGGTGGGCGAGCGCGAACTCGATTTCCTGCGCCTGGTGGCGGGCAATATCGGCACGGCCATCGAGGCCACCCAGGCGCGCCAGCGCCTGCAGGAAGTGCTGGCCGAAACCCAGCAGCTGAACGAGGAATTGCAGGTGCAGCAGGAAGAGCTGCGCACCGCGAACGAAGAGCTGGAAGAGCAGTCGCGCGTGCTGGAGCTGTCGCAGGCCAGCCTGGAAAACCAGAAGGCGGAGCTGGAGCAGAGCAATGAGCAATTGGCCGAGCAGGCCGTCGCGCTCGACCAGAAAAACGCGGCACTGGGCGATGTGCAGGAGCAGCTGGAAGAGCGGGCGCGCGACCTGGAGCGCGCCAGCCAGTACAAATCGCAGTTCCTGGCGAATATGTCGCACGAGCTGCGCACGCCGCTGAACAGTTCCCTGATCCTGGCCAAGCTCTTGTCCGACAACGAGGCGGGCAATCTGAGCGAGGAGCAGGTGCGCTATGCGCAAACGATTTACGGTGCGGGCAACGACCTGCTCAATCTGATCAACGACATCCTCGACATCTCCAAGGTCGAAGCGGGCAAGCTGGAACTGGCGCCGGAGGAACTGCAACTGGAACCGCTGGCCGAGCGCCTGGCGCGCGCCTTCGAGCCGCTGGCGCGGCAAAAAGGGCTGGACCTGGTGGTGGACCTGGAACCGGGCCTGCCGCCCACCATCTTCAGCGACGGCCAGCGCCTGGAGCAGATTCTGAAAAACCTGCTGTCGAACGCGATCAAGTTCACCGACCAGGGCAAGGTGATTCTGCGCCTGTCGCCGGGCGAACAGGGCCAGGTCAGCTTCGCGGTCAAGGATTCCGGCGTCGGCATTCCGCCCGAGCAGCACGAAAACATCTTCGGCGCTTTCCAGCAGGCTGACGGCAGCAGCAGCCGGCGCCATGGCGGCACGGGACTGGGCCTGTCGATCTCGCGCGATCTGGCGCGCCTGCTGGGCGGCACGATTGCGTTGAGCAGCACGCCGGGACGCGGCAGCACCTTTACCCTGACCCTGCCGGCGCAGTGGGCCGTGCCGCCGCATGGCCAGTTTGCGCCCACGGCGGCGCAGGCATCCGGTGCGCACCTGCCCCTGGCCGGCATTGCCGTGCCGCCGCTGGCGCAGCTGGCGGCAGTGGGCGGCGCGGCCGCAACGGCCGCCTCGCCGGCACGTCCCGCCGTCCCGGCCGGCATGGCGCCCGCTGCCGTATCCGGCGCCAACGGCGCCAATACGCCCTTGCCCGCCGTGCCGCGCGCCTTCGGCGACGACCGCGACCGCGCGCCGCCGCCCGAACGCAGCGTGCTGGTGATCGAGGACGAAGCGGCTTTCGCCCGCATCCTGTTCGACCTGGCGCACGAGATGGGCTACCGCTGCCTGGTCGCCTTTTCCGCCGAGGAGGGCTTGCAGCTGGCCGCGCAATACCGGCCCGACGCCATCCTGCTCGACATCCGCCTGCCCGACCGCTCCGGCCTCTCGGTGCTGCAACTGCTGAAGGACAATCCGCTTACGCGCCACATTCCCGTGCACGTGGTCTCCGCCGCCGAGAATGCCGAAGCGGCCCTGCATATGGGCGCGGTCGGCTATGCGCTGAAGCCGGCCACGCGCGAACAGCTGACCGAGGTTTTCAGCTGCCTGGAACGCAAATTCACGCAGGAGATCAAACGCATCCTGCTGGTGGAGGACGATGCGCGCCAGCGCGACAGCATGGTGGAGCTGATCGCCGACGACGATATCGAAATCCGCGCCGTGGAATCGGGCGAAGCGGCGCTGGAACTGCTGCGCAGCACCGTCTTCGACTGCATGATCATCGACCTCAAACTGCCGGACATGCAGGGCAATGAACTGCTGCAGCGCATGTCGCGCGAGCCGATCGCCTCCTTCCCGCCGGTGATCGTCTACACCGGCCGCAATCTGACGCGCGCCGAGGAAGCCGACCTGCACAAGTATTCGCGCTCCATCATCATCAAGGGCGCGCGTTCGCCGGAACGCCTGCTTGATGAAGTGACGCTGTTCCTGCACAAGGTGGAGTCCGAGCTGTCCAGCGAGCGCCAGAGCATGCTGAAAACGGTGCGCAGCCGCGACCGCGTATTCGAAGGCCGCCGCATCCTGCTGGTGGACGACGACGTGCGCAATATCTTCGCCCTCACCAGCGCGCTGGAACAGAAAGGCGCGGTGGTGGAAATCGGCCGCAACGGCCAGGAAGCCCTGGACAAGCTGGATGCGGTGCCCGAGATCGACCTGGTGCTGATGGATGTGATGATGCCCGGCATGGACGGCCTGGAAGCCACGCGCCGCATCCGCGCCGACGCGCGCTTCCCGCGCCTGCCCATCATCACCGTCACCGCCAAGGCCATGAAGGACGACCACGAACAATGCCTGACGGCCGGCGCCAACGACTACCTGGCCAAGCCCATCGACCTGTCGCGCCTGTATTCGCTGCTGCGCGTGTGGATGCCGGTCACCGACTGA
- a CDS encoding protein-glutamate O-methyltransferase CheR has protein sequence MPGHHHHQSDIEIELAMLMQAIYMKYSYDFRDYTGASQKRRVLYAMGQMDCRTISELQSRVMHEAEAFSALLQYLTIPVTEMFRDPAYFAGLREHVLPVLSTYPSLKIWVAGCSTGEEVYSLAILLKEEGLLERSIIYATDINPQSLDKAKKGVFPLESMRQYTENYQACGGKRAFSDYYTAAYNAALFDRALCENVTFADHSLATDSVFAETQFISCRNVMIYFKRKLQDRALGLFHESLCHRGFLGLGSKESIDFSSYGPRFEPVAKRERLFRKL, from the coding sequence ATGCCCGGCCATCATCACCACCAAAGCGATATCGAAATCGAGCTGGCCATGCTGATGCAGGCCATCTATATGAAGTACAGCTACGATTTCCGCGACTACACGGGCGCTTCGCAAAAGCGCCGCGTGCTGTATGCAATGGGGCAGATGGATTGCCGCACCATTTCGGAACTGCAGTCGCGCGTGATGCACGAGGCCGAGGCTTTCAGCGCGCTGCTGCAGTATCTGACCATTCCCGTCACCGAGATGTTCCGCGACCCCGCGTATTTCGCCGGCCTGCGCGAGCATGTGCTGCCGGTCCTGAGTACCTATCCTTCTTTGAAAATCTGGGTGGCCGGATGCAGCACCGGCGAGGAGGTGTATTCCCTGGCCATCCTGCTCAAGGAAGAAGGCCTGCTGGAGCGCAGCATCATCTACGCCACCGACATCAATCCGCAATCGCTGGACAAGGCAAAGAAGGGGGTCTTCCCGCTGGAGAGCATGCGCCAGTACACCGAGAACTATCAGGCTTGCGGAGGCAAGCGCGCCTTCTCCGACTACTACACCGCCGCGTATAACGCGGCGCTGTTCGACCGCGCCCTGTGCGAGAACGTGACCTTTGCCGACCACAGCCTGGCGACCGACAGCGTATTCGCGGAAACCCAGTTCATCAGCTGCCGCAATGTGATGATCTACTTCAAGCGCAAGCTGCAGGATAGGGCGCTGGGCCTGTTCCACGAGTCGCTATGCCATCGCGGCTTCCTGGGCCTGGGCAGCAAGGAGAGCATCGATTTTTCCAGCTACGGTCCCCGCTTCGAGCCGGTGGCCAAGCGTGAACGCCTGTT